A genomic stretch from Streptomyces venezuelae ATCC 10712 includes:
- a CDS encoding DUF4352 domain-containing protein has translation MRRTAIAATTAALALTLAACTGTEPEVATKPDPKPTSPAASEAPAKTTEAPAPKDAGLGDTITLKGLEDGEQISVTLKKVSDPAVPKDEFFNPDEGNRWIGIQIEIVNSGTAVYDDSPSNGMQVADADGQRFNGVIAEIKAGPAMAAGVTLKPGAKALGWLVFEAPKNSKITTVQFGMNSGFSDQTGEWTLK, from the coding sequence ATGCGACGCACCGCCATCGCCGCAACCACCGCGGCCCTCGCCCTCACCCTCGCTGCCTGTACCGGCACCGAGCCCGAGGTCGCCACCAAGCCCGACCCCAAGCCGACCTCGCCCGCAGCCAGCGAAGCGCCCGCCAAAACGACGGAAGCACCCGCGCCGAAGGACGCCGGCCTGGGAGACACCATCACCCTCAAGGGCCTCGAAGACGGGGAGCAGATCTCCGTCACGCTCAAGAAGGTCTCCGACCCGGCTGTCCCGAAGGACGAGTTCTTCAACCCCGACGAAGGCAACCGCTGGATCGGCATCCAGATCGAGATCGTCAACAGCGGCACCGCCGTGTACGACGACAGCCCCAGCAACGGCATGCAAGTCGCCGACGCCGACGGCCAGCGGTTCAACGGCGTCATCGCCGAAATCAAGGCGGGCCCCGCCATGGCCGCCGGCGTCACCCTCAAGCCCGGCGCGAAGGCTCTCGGCTGGCTCGTCTTCGAGGCGCCCAAGAACTCGAAGATCACCACCGTGCAGTTCGGCATGAACAGCGGCTTCTCCGACCAGACCGGTGAGTGGACGCTCAAGTAA
- a CDS encoding DUF6197 family protein — translation MTTTMPLTATPPRALPVDAAALIASIEAYLAEQAPKTAHPLVTKTTAQLVAEALATLEAATEQATPALAAPRRLWRIIPDWALALTPARRLHGAGRQITVQQHLELTALVIQQYGHHRGGLRSRGGRRCILGAQAVLYRLGYGDEHTAQAAGARLQNALRRRGINEPYHRWNDRSERTLDDILHLIHSAAAHEVAQ, via the coding sequence ATGACCACGACCATGCCCCTCACAGCAACCCCACCCAGGGCATTACCCGTTGACGCGGCCGCGCTCATCGCCTCCATCGAGGCCTACCTCGCCGAACAGGCCCCGAAGACCGCGCACCCGCTCGTCACCAAGACCACCGCCCAGCTCGTTGCCGAAGCCCTCGCCACGCTGGAGGCCGCCACCGAGCAAGCCACCCCGGCCCTGGCCGCCCCGCGGCGGCTGTGGCGGATCATCCCCGACTGGGCCCTCGCTCTGACCCCTGCCCGCCGGCTCCACGGCGCCGGCCGCCAGATCACCGTCCAGCAGCACCTCGAACTCACCGCACTCGTCATCCAGCAGTACGGACACCACCGCGGCGGACTCCGCTCCCGAGGGGGGCGTCGGTGCATTCTCGGCGCGCAAGCCGTCCTCTACCGACTCGGCTACGGCGACGAACACACAGCCCAGGCCGCAGGAGCCCGCCTCCAGAACGCCCTCCGGCGGCGCGGCATCAACGAGCCCTACCACCGATGGAACGACCGGTCCGAACGCACCCTTGACGACATCCTGCACCTGATCCACAGCGCCGCTGCCCACGAGGTGGCCCAGTGA